One Hippoglossus hippoglossus isolate fHipHip1 chromosome 5, fHipHip1.pri, whole genome shotgun sequence genomic window carries:
- the alas1 gene encoding LOW QUALITY PROTEIN: 5-aminolevulinate synthase, nonspecific, mitochondrial (The sequence of the model RefSeq protein was modified relative to this genomic sequence to represent the inferred CDS: deleted 2 bases in 2 codons) — MDVIVRRCPFLARVPQAFLQQSKKSLVVYAQRCPIMMELASKPMAPAMVRALCSSSSNHRTEDTMSAVGGPKQEVEPSRPAGHPMPPQGQAVASKCPFLAAEMGQKNSSVVRQVGMEFQEDVQEVRTVQKEVSPSQLKKPSLASSIQGSGGEQIDLMKTLLKQRPKRVSHLLQDNLPGSLSPFHYDEFFEKKIEEKKSDHTYRVFKTVNRLASEFPMADNFTGSLVEKREVSVWCSNDYLGMSRHPRVVQSIMETLRKHGSGAGGTRNISGTSKFHVELEQELADLHKKDAALLFTSCFVANDSTLFTLAKMLPGCEIYSDAGNHASMIMGIKNSGAKKFIFRHNDVADLRKMLQKGDPTKPKIVAFETVHSMDGAVCPLEEMCDVAHEFGAITFVDEVHAVGLYGARGGGIGDRDGVMHKMDIVSGTLGKAFGCVGGYIASTSTLVDMVRSYAAGFIFTTSLPPMLLAGARQSIQVLKGEEGRTLRRKHQRNVKLLRQMLMDSGLPVVHCPSHIIPVRVSDAEQNTEVCDIMMSRHNIYVQAINYPTVARGDELLRIAPTPHHTPEMMKYFVERLVHTWKEAGLQLKPHSSAECTFCQQPLHFEVMSEREKSYFSGLSHPISACG; from the exons ATGGATGTCATTGTGCGTCGCTGTCCGTTCTTGGCTCGTGTGCCCCAGGCCTTTCTCCAGCAGTCCAAGAAATCTCTGGTGGTGTATGCCCAGCGATGCCCCATCATGATGGAGCTGGCCTCAAAGCCTATGGCTCCGGCGATGGTACGGGCCCTCTGCTCATCCTCCTCCAACCACAGGACTGAGGACACCATGTCTGCTGTTGGAG GCCCCAAACAAGAAGTGGAGCCCAGCCGGCCTGCTGGTCACCCTATGCCCCCCCAAGGCCAGGCTGTGGCCTCCAAATGCCCTTTCCTGGCTGCTGAGATGGGCCAGAAGAACAGCAGTGTGGTCCGCCAGGTCGGCATGGAGTTCCAAGAGGATGTTCAGGAAGTCCGCACTGTCCAGAAAG AGGTTTCCCCTTCCCAGCTGAAGAAGCCGTCCTTGGCCAGCAGCATTCAGGGCAGTGGAGGGGAGCAGATTGACCTAATGAAGACCCTCTTGAAACAGAGACCTAAAAGGGTTTCCCACTTGCTGCAGGACAACTTGCCAGGAAGTC TGTCCCCCTTCCATTATGATGAATTTTTCGAGAAGAAGATcgaggagaagaagagtgaCCACACATATCGCGTGTTTAAGACCGTGAATCGTCTGGCCAGCGAGTTCCCCATGGCCGACAACTTCACTGGCTCTCTAGTGGAAAAGAGGGAGGTGTCTGTGTGGTGCAGCAACGACTACCTGGGCATGAGTCGACACCCCCGGGTCGTGCAGTCAATCAT GGAAACTTTACGAAAACATGGGTCGGGGGCCGGAGGCACCAGGAACATTTCTGGGACCAGTAAATTCCACGTGGAGCTGGAACAAGAACTGGCCGACCTCCACAAGAAGGACGCTGCgctgctcttcacctcctgctTTGTGGCCAATGACTCTACCCTCTTCACCCTCGCCAAGATGTTGCCTG GTTGTGAGATCTACTCTGACGCAGGCAACCATGCCTCAATGATCATGGGAATCAAGAACAGCGGTGCTAAGAAATTTATTTTCCGCCACAACGATGTGGCCGATCTGCGAAAGATGCTGCAGAAGGGAGATCCCACCAAACCGAAGATCGTGGCCTTTGAGACCGTCCACTCCATGGATG gcgctgtgtgtccgctggAGGAGATGTGCGACGTGGCCCACGAGTTTGGTGCTATCACGTTCGTAGACGAGGTTCACGCTGTGGGCCTGTATGGCGCCAGGGGCGGGGGCATCGGAGACAGAGATGGTGTCATGCACAAGATGGATATCGTCTCAGGGACACTAG GCAAGGCTTTCGGCTGTGTAGGCGGGTACATCGCAAGTACTTCCACCCTGGTTGACATGGTGCGTTCGTACGCCGCTGGTTTCATCTTCACCACCTCACTGCCTCCGATGCTGTTGGCGGGAGCCCGGCAGTCCATCCAGGTCCTCAAAGGGGAAGAGGGTCGCACTCTGAGACGCAAACACCAGCGCAACGTCAAGCTGCTCAGACAGATGCTGATGGACTCGGGGCTGCCCGTGGTGCACTGTCCCAGCCACATCATCCCCGTCCGG GTGTCAGACGCAGAG CAAAATACTGAAGtgtgtgacatcatgatgaGT CGTCACAACATCTACGTGCAGGCCATCAACTATCCCACCGTTGCCAGGGGAGACGAGCTCTTGCGTATCGCACCAACACCTCACCACACTCCTGAGATGATGAAATACTTTGTTG AGAGGCTGGTGCACACATGGAAGGAGGCGGGTCTGCAGCTGAAGCCCCACTCCTCGGCAGAGTGCACCTTCTGTCAGCAGCCGCTGCACTTTGAGGTGATGAGCGAGCGAGAAAAGTCTTACTTCAGTGGCCTCAGCCACCCTATCTCAGCCTGTGGGTAA